The following coding sequences lie in one Trueperaceae bacterium genomic window:
- a CDS encoding DegT/DnrJ/EryC1/StrS family aminotransferase, producing the protein MPPVTKYPMVDLQSEVSELWSELSPAVERVLRSGQFIGGTEVEAFEREVAGFLGARHVLGLNSGTDALLLGLEALGVGPGDEVVTSPFSFFATSEAILRLGAKPVFVDVDEETLNLSPALLEEALTERTRVVLPVHIFGLPADMGAIMRVVERHRLPVLEDCAQAFGARVGGRSVGSIGVLGAFSLYPTKNLGAYGDGGLVTTESDELAARLRSLRNHGSTPQEKYLHEGLGYNSRLDALQAGILRVKLRRLEAWQARRLERVAAYRAALADLPGGDDGLMLPPDRPEHRYHQFTLRLPPERRVRFEDGLRGRGVAFTRFYPIPLTRQPMGANFGAAPVAEKACERVVSVPIHPWLPDEAIAAVAEAARAAFD; encoded by the coding sequence GTGCCGCCCGTCACCAAGTACCCCATGGTCGACCTGCAGAGCGAAGTCAGCGAGCTGTGGAGCGAGCTCTCCCCCGCCGTCGAACGCGTGTTGCGTAGCGGCCAGTTCATCGGCGGCACGGAGGTCGAGGCCTTCGAGCGCGAGGTAGCGGGGTTCCTGGGAGCGCGCCACGTCCTCGGCCTCAACTCGGGCACGGACGCGCTGCTCCTCGGCCTCGAGGCCCTCGGCGTGGGGCCCGGCGACGAGGTAGTGACATCGCCGTTCAGCTTCTTCGCCACGAGCGAGGCCATCTTGCGCCTCGGCGCGAAGCCCGTGTTCGTCGACGTCGACGAGGAGACGCTGAACCTGTCGCCCGCCCTGCTCGAGGAGGCACTCACGGAGCGTACGCGCGTAGTGCTCCCCGTGCACATCTTCGGCTTGCCGGCCGACATGGGAGCGATCATGCGGGTGGTGGAGCGGCACCGGCTGCCGGTGCTCGAGGACTGCGCCCAGGCGTTCGGCGCGCGCGTCGGCGGCCGCAGCGTCGGCTCCATCGGCGTGTTGGGCGCCTTCAGCCTCTACCCCACCAAGAACCTGGGCGCCTACGGCGATGGGGGCCTGGTCACGACCGAGTCGGACGAGCTGGCGGCGCGCCTGCGCAGCCTGCGCAACCATGGCTCCACCCCGCAGGAGAAGTACCTGCACGAAGGCCTCGGCTACAACTCGCGGCTGGACGCCCTCCAGGCCGGCATCCTGCGCGTGAAGCTGCGCCGCCTAGAGGCGTGGCAGGCGCGGAGGCTGGAGCGCGTGGCGGCTTACCGTGCCGCGTTGGCCGACCTGCCGGGCGGTGACGACGGCCTCATGCTCCCCCCGGACCGACCGGAGCACCGCTACCACCAGTTCACGCTGCGCTTACCGCCCGAGCGCAGGGTGCGCTTCGAGGACGGCCTACGCGGGCGTGGGGTGGCGTTCACGCGCTTCTACCCCATCCCCCTCACGCGGCAACCCATGGGGGCGAACTTCGGCGCCGCGCCCGTCGCCGAGAAGGCGTGCGAACGAGTCGTGTCGGTCCCCATCCACCCGTGGCTGCCCGACGAGGCCATCGCGGCGGTAGCAGAGGCGGCGCGGGCGGCTTTCGACTGA
- a CDS encoding aminotransferase class V-fold PLP-dependent enzyme: MPYRFETLQVHAGQENVEATTKSRAVPIYQTVSYNFDSAEHAGRLFRLQEFGNIYSRIMNPTNDVLERRIAALEGGLAAVATASGHAAEFLTFTTLAEAGDNIVSSPNIYGGSHNMLGITLPRLGIEGRFVGGEDDPAEYERLIDDKTKAVYLESIPNPSLRIPDIEAIARIAHARGVAVVVDNTGGAGGYLFRPGELGADIVIHSATKWIGGHGTALGGVAVDMGTFDWGNGRYPGFSEPCPSYSGITFSEVFGKGSPFGNIAFAIRARVETLRDQGQALAPQNAFLLLQGLETLSLRVDRQVENTRKLVEWLGRQPEVESVSYPELPSHPSYARANSWFPRGAGAVFTFDIKGGLKAGQAFIDNVKLASRLVNLGDAKTSVTHPASTTHSQLDEAGLIAAGVQTGLIRVTPGLEHIDDLIEDFAQALAAAGAFRAAAAAD, encoded by the coding sequence ATGCCTTACCGTTTCGAGACACTGCAGGTCCACGCCGGCCAGGAGAACGTCGAAGCCACCACCAAGTCCAGGGCCGTGCCCATCTACCAGACGGTGTCCTACAACTTCGACAGCGCCGAGCACGCCGGCCGCCTCTTCCGCCTGCAGGAGTTCGGCAACATCTACTCCCGCATCATGAACCCCACCAACGACGTGCTGGAGAGGCGCATCGCGGCGCTCGAGGGCGGCCTCGCCGCCGTCGCGACGGCCAGCGGTCACGCCGCCGAGTTCCTCACGTTCACCACGCTGGCCGAGGCCGGCGACAACATCGTCTCGTCGCCCAACATCTACGGCGGGTCGCACAACATGCTCGGGATCACGCTGCCGCGCCTCGGCATCGAGGGGCGGTTCGTGGGTGGCGAGGACGACCCGGCCGAGTACGAGCGCCTCATCGACGACAAGACGAAGGCCGTCTACCTGGAGTCCATCCCGAACCCGAGCCTGCGCATCCCGGACATCGAGGCCATCGCCAGGATCGCTCACGCCCGGGGCGTCGCGGTGGTCGTCGACAACACGGGCGGCGCCGGCGGCTACCTCTTCCGGCCCGGCGAGCTGGGCGCGGACATCGTGATCCACTCCGCCACCAAGTGGATCGGCGGGCACGGCACGGCGCTCGGCGGCGTCGCCGTCGACATGGGCACCTTCGACTGGGGCAACGGCCGCTACCCCGGCTTCTCCGAACCGTGCCCCAGCTACTCCGGCATCACCTTCTCCGAGGTGTTCGGCAAGGGCTCGCCGTTCGGCAACATCGCGTTCGCCATCCGGGCGCGCGTCGAGACGCTGCGCGACCAGGGCCAGGCGCTCGCCCCCCAGAACGCGTTCCTCCTCCTGCAGGGCCTAGAGACGCTGAGCCTGCGCGTCGACCGCCAGGTCGAGAACACTCGCAAGCTCGTCGAGTGGCTGGGCAGGCAGCCCGAGGTCGAGAGCGTCAGCTACCCGGAGCTGCCGAGCCACCCCAGCTACGCGCGTGCCAACTCGTGGTTCCCGAGGGGTGCGGGCGCCGTCTTCACGTTCGACATCAAGGGCGGCCTCAAGGCCGGCCAGGCCTTCATCGACAACGTGAAGCTCGCCTCGCGCCTCGTGAACCTCGGCGATGCCAAGACGTCAGTCACCCACCCCGCCAGCACCACGCACTCGCAGCTCGACGAAGCCGGGCTGATCGCCGCCGGAGTGCAGACCGGTCTCATCCGCGTCACGCCCGGCCTGGAGCACATCGATGACCTCATCGAGGACTTCGCTCAAGCGTTGG